A stretch of Bordetella genomosp. 13 DNA encodes these proteins:
- a CDS encoding SMP-30/gluconolactonase/LRE family protein, which translates to MTTVFDSRPCHLGEGALWHPSRQMLFWFDILNNRLLGRGALATYQAELPERHSAAAWIDADRLLLASETGLWWFDLDSRRRGLLVEVEADDPATRSNDGRADPWGGYWIGTMDKQARPGAGALYRFFGGKLVRLRTGLSIPNSICFAPDRSLAYFADTPRQRVWRWALDESGWPRGEPTTFLNLTAAGLYPDGAITATDGTLWMAHWGAGCVGHYDAAGACLGRRELPSPQPTCPAFGAGRLYVTSAWEGMAPQARITHPLAGQTFDLGQIAHGRDEPAFRL; encoded by the coding sequence ATGACCACCGTCTTCGACAGCCGTCCTTGCCACCTCGGAGAAGGCGCGCTCTGGCATCCCTCGCGTCAGATGCTGTTCTGGTTCGACATCCTGAACAATCGCCTGCTGGGGCGCGGCGCGCTCGCGACCTACCAGGCCGAGTTGCCCGAACGGCATTCGGCCGCCGCATGGATCGACGCCGACCGCCTGTTGCTGGCCTCCGAGACGGGCCTGTGGTGGTTCGACCTGGATAGCCGGCGCCGCGGCCTCCTGGTTGAGGTCGAGGCGGACGACCCGGCCACGCGATCCAACGACGGGCGCGCCGACCCCTGGGGCGGCTATTGGATCGGCACCATGGACAAGCAGGCTAGGCCGGGCGCAGGCGCGCTCTACCGGTTCTTCGGGGGCAAGCTGGTGCGCCTCCGGACCGGGCTATCCATACCGAATTCGATCTGCTTCGCGCCTGACCGGAGCCTTGCGTATTTCGCTGACACGCCGCGGCAACGCGTCTGGCGTTGGGCGCTGGACGAGAGCGGTTGGCCGAGGGGCGAACCGACGACCTTCCTGAATCTGACGGCGGCGGGGCTGTACCCCGACGGCGCGATCACGGCCACGGACGGTACGTTGTGGATGGCACATTGGGGCGCGGGTTGCGTCGGTCACTATGACGCCGCGGGGGCATGTCTGGGGCGGCGCGAATTGCCCTCGCCGCAGCCTACGTGTCCGGCCTTTGGAGCGGGGCGGCTCTACGTCACCTCGGCGTGGGAAGGCATGGCGCCGCAGGCGCGCATCACGCACCCTCTGGCCGGACAGACCTTCGACCTGGGGCAGATCGCGCACGGGCGCGACGAGCCCGCGTTCCGCTTGTGA
- a CDS encoding arylsulfatase — protein MDFKHQEGAVARPNIVLIVADNLGWGELGCYGGGALRGAPTERIDALARQGMLLQNFNVESDCVPTRSALMTGRHPIRTGSLQSVPPGLPQGLTRWEITLAQLLGAQGYATAHYGKWHLGDIEGRYPSDRGFDEWYGIPRTTDESQFTSTVGFDPSVADIPHIMEGKAGEPSRKVKVYDLDSRRGIDEELVERAVDFMTRHHTSKRPFFLYLPLVHMHFPTLPHPDFAGRTGAGDFADSMVEMDHRVGQVMDALDQLGAADDTLFIFCSDNGPEFRAPYRGTAGPWRGTYHTAMEGSLRVPFIARWPGRIAAGRVSNEIVHVTDLFTTLAAVAGAEIPRDRPIDGVDQLGFLTSDDPAAKSAREGFLFYIKQDMRAAKWRDWKLHFYWEPEVNEGKGKLESPYLFNITRDPKEETDVLVYNTWVLGPILKMVKAFNDSVKAHPNTPPGKED, from the coding sequence ATGGACTTCAAGCATCAGGAAGGCGCCGTGGCGAGACCGAACATCGTATTGATCGTGGCCGACAATCTCGGCTGGGGGGAACTGGGCTGTTATGGCGGCGGCGCGTTGCGCGGCGCTCCCACCGAGCGCATCGACGCGCTGGCCCGGCAGGGCATGCTGCTGCAGAACTTCAACGTCGAAAGCGACTGCGTGCCGACGCGCTCGGCGCTGATGACCGGCCGGCATCCCATCCGAACCGGCAGCCTGCAGTCGGTGCCGCCGGGCCTGCCGCAGGGCCTGACCCGCTGGGAAATCACGCTGGCGCAGCTGCTCGGCGCGCAGGGCTATGCCACGGCCCACTACGGCAAGTGGCACCTGGGAGACATCGAAGGCCGCTATCCGTCGGACCGCGGCTTCGACGAGTGGTACGGCATCCCGCGCACCACCGACGAAAGCCAGTTCACGTCGACGGTGGGCTTCGATCCCTCGGTGGCGGATATCCCGCACATCATGGAGGGAAAGGCCGGCGAGCCTTCCCGCAAGGTCAAGGTATATGACCTGGACTCGCGCCGCGGCATCGACGAGGAACTGGTCGAGCGCGCCGTGGACTTCATGACGCGCCATCACACAAGCAAGCGGCCGTTCTTCCTGTACCTGCCGCTGGTGCATATGCACTTCCCCACACTGCCGCATCCCGACTTCGCCGGCAGGACCGGGGCGGGCGACTTCGCGGATTCGATGGTCGAGATGGACCATCGCGTGGGACAGGTGATGGACGCGCTGGACCAGCTGGGCGCGGCCGACGACACGCTGTTCATCTTCTGCAGCGACAACGGCCCGGAGTTCCGCGCGCCCTATCGCGGAACGGCCGGCCCGTGGCGCGGCACGTACCACACGGCCATGGAAGGCAGCCTGCGCGTGCCCTTCATCGCCCGCTGGCCGGGCAGGATCGCCGCGGGACGGGTCAGCAACGAGATCGTCCACGTGACCGACCTGTTCACCACGCTGGCGGCCGTGGCCGGCGCGGAGATTCCGCGGGACCGGCCCATCGACGGCGTGGACCAGCTGGGCTTTCTGACCAGCGACGACCCGGCGGCCAAGTCCGCGCGCGAAGGCTTCCTGTTCTACATCAAGCAGGACATGCGCGCAGCCAAGTGGCGCGACTGGAAGCTGCATTTCTATTGGGAACCGGAGGTCAACGAAGGCAAGGGCAAGCTCGAATCGCCGTACCTGTTCAACATCACGCGCGACCCCAAGGAAGAGACCGACGTGCTGGTCTACAACACCTGGGTGCTGGGCCCGATCCTGAAGATGGTCAAGGCGTTCAACGACAGCGTGAAGGCGCATCCCAATACGCCGCCAGGCAAGGAAGACTGA
- a CDS encoding tripartite tricarboxylate transporter substrate-binding protein, with the protein MKPLNRHLLLRTLVGSAAAAALAWAGTAAAQEAAWPARPITWVVGWPPGGSADTVTRVVARHLGERLGQPVVVENRAGASGAIGLNRAASAEPDGYTLVTVPGPVITNTRMPEVSAELAAISELARGPMVLVGTTARDMPADVHSLFSAVRAAPDRYDYTSSGTGTSQHLAGEMIKQQARLKMTHIPYKGGSQAALDIISGQVPLGVLGITSILPHVKTGKMRAYAVTTGTRSAALPDTPTLAESVLPGFDASQWFILAAPKGVAAAHVQRLNDEIRGILGLPDVKAAFAAVGVDPSPASPEATARFVTGEQTRWRDLAVKSNLPLN; encoded by the coding sequence ATGAAACCATTGAACCGACATCTGCTGCTGCGCACGCTGGTGGGTTCGGCGGCCGCTGCCGCGCTGGCCTGGGCCGGCACCGCCGCGGCCCAGGAAGCCGCCTGGCCCGCGCGCCCCATTACCTGGGTGGTCGGCTGGCCGCCGGGCGGCAGCGCGGATACCGTCACGCGCGTCGTGGCCCGGCACCTGGGCGAGCGGCTGGGTCAACCCGTCGTGGTCGAAAATCGCGCGGGGGCATCGGGCGCCATCGGCCTGAACCGCGCGGCCAGCGCCGAACCCGACGGGTACACGCTGGTGACGGTGCCGGGCCCGGTCATCACCAACACCAGGATGCCGGAAGTGAGCGCAGAACTGGCCGCGATCAGCGAGCTGGCGCGCGGCCCCATGGTGCTGGTCGGCACCACCGCGCGGGACATGCCGGCGGACGTGCACTCGCTATTCTCCGCCGTGCGGGCGGCCCCGGACCGCTACGACTACACCTCGTCCGGCACGGGCACGAGCCAGCACCTGGCGGGCGAGATGATCAAGCAGCAGGCGCGGCTGAAGATGACGCACATCCCCTACAAGGGCGGCAGCCAGGCCGCGCTGGACATCATCTCGGGCCAGGTGCCGCTGGGCGTGCTGGGCATCACCTCGATACTGCCGCACGTGAAGACCGGCAAGATGCGCGCCTATGCCGTCACCACCGGCACGCGCTCGGCCGCGCTGCCCGATACGCCCACCCTGGCCGAATCGGTGCTGCCCGGCTTCGACGCCAGCCAGTGGTTCATCCTGGCCGCGCCCAAGGGCGTGGCCGCCGCGCACGTGCAGCGCCTCAACGATGAGATCCGCGGCATTCTGGGGCTGCCGGACGTGAAGGCCGCCTTCGCCGCGGTGGGCGTGGACCCCAGCCCCGCGTCGCCCGAGGCCACGGCGCGCTTCGTGACCGGCGAGCAGACCCGCTGGCGCGACCTTGCCGTCAAGAGCAACCTGCCGTTGAACTGA
- the araD1 gene encoding AraD1 family protein encodes MFISQIRTEQGARAVVAREGDAAHVVPGAASVLELARAAWASGRSLADEIRSRGRAQAVDLAEALRQGRVLAPVDHPDPAHLHLTGTGLTHLGSAATRDAMHAAQTQQMPQTDSMRMFHMGVEGGKPAAGMVGVQPEWFYKGNGHAVTAPEAALASPAFALDGGEEPEVAGIYWIADDGTPCRLGFALGNEFSDHVIERGNYLWLAHSKLRPASFGPELLLGELPAHVEGVSRVRRRGEVIWEQAFVSGEANMSHSVANLEHHHFKYGLFRRPGDVHVHFFGTATLSFADGIRTEDGDVFEIDAPQLGLPLRNAVAASRDPDALVRVKPL; translated from the coding sequence ATGTTCATTTCCCAGATCCGAACCGAACAGGGCGCGCGCGCCGTCGTGGCGCGCGAGGGCGACGCCGCCCACGTCGTGCCCGGGGCTGCCAGTGTTCTCGAGCTGGCCCGCGCGGCATGGGCCTCCGGTCGCAGCCTGGCCGACGAAATCCGCTCGCGCGGGCGCGCCCAGGCGGTAGACCTGGCCGAGGCGTTGCGGCAGGGGCGCGTGCTGGCCCCGGTCGATCATCCGGATCCCGCGCACCTGCACCTGACCGGCACGGGCCTGACGCACCTGGGCTCGGCAGCCACGCGCGACGCGATGCACGCCGCGCAGACCCAGCAGATGCCGCAGACAGACTCGATGCGCATGTTCCACATGGGAGTGGAGGGCGGCAAGCCCGCGGCCGGCATGGTGGGCGTCCAGCCCGAATGGTTCTACAAGGGCAACGGCCATGCCGTGACGGCGCCCGAGGCAGCCCTGGCATCGCCCGCATTTGCGCTGGACGGGGGCGAGGAACCCGAGGTCGCGGGCATCTACTGGATCGCCGACGACGGCACGCCCTGCCGCCTCGGCTTCGCGCTGGGCAACGAGTTTTCCGATCACGTCATCGAGCGCGGCAATTATCTGTGGCTGGCACATTCCAAACTACGCCCCGCGAGCTTCGGGCCCGAGTTGCTGCTGGGGGAGTTGCCCGCCCACGTCGAAGGCGTATCGCGCGTGCGCAGGCGAGGCGAGGTGATCTGGGAGCAGGCTTTCGTGTCGGGCGAGGCCAACATGAGCCACAGCGTGGCGAACCTGGAGCACCATCATTTCAAGTATGGGCTCTTCCGACGTCCCGGCGACGTGCACGTTCATTTCTTCGGCACGGCGACGCTGTCCTTCGCCGACGGCATCCGTACCGAGGACGGCGACGTCTTCGAGATCGACGCGCCGCAGCTCGGCCTGCCGCTACGCAATGCGGTGGCGGCATCACGCGATCCGGACGCGCTGGTTCGGGTCAAGCCGCTGTAA
- a CDS encoding LysR family transcriptional regulator, whose translation MPFSLPDIDYFLAVVRHGHLGRAAQECGVTQPAITKALRRLEDTVGVLLFERGAHGARLTGEGRLFHEQARRVSMQHDELTRVSEELRAHHSGLLRLGVTNPTGDSDTVRAMAEMLRRRPGVRIRLIIGKSDALNAAILAGDLDLAVVPCPAGITYTCDQIDLDQDSMLVVARTGHPVLQHPQPGLDTLADYGWLMPSRDSGARRTICARYERAGMPEPRVMVEAEYMSEAALGLVAATDLLALCPAISLRAWAGRIEAVPVEQLAFTRRLLLLSRPGGHWSALMEAFRDLLLRYSRPAA comes from the coding sequence ATGCCCTTTTCCCTTCCCGACATCGACTATTTCCTCGCCGTGGTGCGCCACGGCCACCTGGGACGCGCCGCACAGGAATGCGGCGTTACCCAACCCGCCATCACCAAGGCGCTGCGCCGGCTGGAAGACACCGTGGGGGTGCTGCTGTTCGAACGCGGCGCGCATGGCGCCCGCCTGACCGGCGAAGGCCGGCTCTTTCACGAACAGGCGCGCCGCGTCAGCATGCAGCACGACGAACTGACGCGGGTGTCGGAAGAACTGCGCGCGCATCACAGCGGCCTGCTGCGGCTGGGCGTGACCAATCCCACCGGCGACAGCGATACCGTACGCGCCATGGCCGAGATGCTGCGCCGCCGTCCAGGCGTGCGCATCCGGCTGATCATCGGCAAGTCCGATGCGCTGAACGCCGCCATCCTGGCCGGCGACCTCGACCTGGCGGTGGTGCCCTGCCCTGCCGGCATCACGTACACGTGCGACCAGATCGATCTGGACCAGGACAGCATGCTGGTCGTGGCGCGCACCGGCCATCCTGTGCTGCAACACCCGCAGCCCGGCCTCGATACCCTAGCGGACTACGGATGGCTGATGCCCAGCCGCGACAGCGGCGCTCGCCGCACGATCTGCGCGCGCTACGAGCGAGCCGGCATGCCCGAGCCGCGCGTCATGGTCGAGGCCGAGTACATGTCCGAAGCGGCACTGGGCCTGGTCGCCGCCACCGACCTGCTGGCCCTGTGTCCCGCCATCAGCCTGCGCGCCTGGGCCGGCCGCATCGAAGCCGTACCGGTAGAACAGCTTGCCTTCACGCGACGGCTGCTCCTGCTGTCGCGGCCGGGCGGCCACTGGTCCGCGCTGATGGAAGCCTTCCGCGATCTGCTGCTGCGGTACAGCCGGCCGGCCGCCTGA
- the araD gene encoding L-arabinonate dehydratase produces MTFKPAAWPRPLRSQHWYGGNTRDVIYHRGWLKNQGYPDDLFDGRPVIGILNTWSDLTPCNGHLRELAEKVKAGVWEAGGFPLEVPVFSASENTYRPTAMLYRNLAAMAVEETLRGQPIDGAVLLVGCDKTTPSLLMGAASTDIPSIVVTGGPMLNGHFHGERVGSGTHLWRYSEAVKAGEMSQEEFLEAEQSMSRSSGTCNTMGTASTMASMAEALGMALSGNAAIPAVDSRRRTLAHLSGRRIVQMVKDDLKPSDVMTRQAFENAIRTNAAIGGSTNAVIHLLAIAGRVGVGLTLDDWDRLGRDVPTIVNLMPSGEYLMEEFFYAGGLPVVLRRLGEAGLLHKEALTVSGGAIWEEVRSVRNWNEAVILPEGKALADSGGIVVLKGNLAPNGAVLKPSAASPHLMVHRGRAVVFEDIDDYKVRINDESLDIDETCIMVLKNCGPRGYPGMAEVGNMGLPPKVLRKGITDMVRISDARMSGTAYGTVVLHASPEAAAGGPLAVVRDGDMIVLDVPARALVLEVSDEELAARLATRRSVHPSAASGYVWLHQQHVGGADTGADLDFLKGCRGSAVGKEAH; encoded by the coding sequence ATGACCTTCAAGCCCGCCGCGTGGCCGCGCCCGCTGCGTTCGCAGCATTGGTATGGCGGCAATACGCGCGACGTCATCTATCACCGGGGCTGGCTGAAGAACCAGGGCTATCCGGACGACCTGTTCGACGGTCGCCCCGTCATCGGCATCCTCAACACGTGGTCCGACCTCACTCCCTGCAACGGACACCTGCGCGAACTGGCCGAGAAGGTCAAGGCAGGCGTGTGGGAGGCTGGCGGTTTCCCGCTGGAGGTGCCGGTCTTTTCGGCATCCGAGAACACCTATCGCCCCACCGCGATGCTGTATCGCAACCTTGCCGCCATGGCGGTCGAGGAGACGCTGCGGGGCCAGCCCATCGACGGCGCCGTGCTGCTGGTCGGCTGCGACAAGACCACGCCGTCCCTGCTGATGGGGGCGGCTTCCACCGACATTCCGTCCATCGTGGTGACGGGCGGGCCGATGCTCAACGGCCACTTCCACGGCGAACGTGTGGGATCCGGCACGCACCTGTGGCGCTACTCCGAGGCCGTGAAGGCGGGCGAGATGAGCCAGGAAGAATTTCTCGAGGCCGAGCAGTCCATGTCGCGGTCCTCCGGCACGTGCAATACCATGGGCACGGCCTCGACCATGGCGTCCATGGCCGAGGCGCTGGGGATGGCGCTGTCGGGCAATGCCGCGATCCCCGCCGTCGACAGCAGGCGGCGCACTCTCGCGCACCTATCGGGGCGGCGCATCGTGCAGATGGTCAAGGACGACTTGAAGCCGTCGGACGTCATGACGCGGCAGGCATTCGAGAATGCCATCCGCACCAATGCCGCGATCGGCGGCAGCACCAACGCCGTCATACACCTGCTGGCGATCGCAGGACGCGTCGGCGTGGGCCTGACGCTGGACGACTGGGACCGCCTGGGACGGGATGTGCCGACGATCGTGAACCTCATGCCCTCGGGCGAATACCTGATGGAAGAGTTCTTCTATGCCGGAGGGCTGCCCGTGGTGCTGCGGCGGCTGGGGGAAGCGGGCCTGCTGCACAAGGAGGCCCTGACCGTGTCGGGCGGTGCGATATGGGAGGAAGTCCGGAGTGTTCGAAACTGGAACGAGGCAGTAATACTTCCAGAAGGCAAGGCACTGGCCGACTCGGGCGGCATCGTCGTGCTCAAGGGCAACCTGGCGCCGAACGGCGCTGTGCTCAAACCCTCGGCCGCCAGCCCGCACCTGATGGTGCACCGGGGACGCGCGGTCGTCTTCGAGGACATCGACGACTACAAGGTCCGCATCAACGACGAATCGCTGGACATCGACGAAACCTGCATCATGGTGCTGAAGAACTGCGGGCCGCGGGGCTATCCGGGCATGGCAGAGGTGGGCAACATGGGCCTGCCGCCGAAGGTACTGCGCAAGGGCATCACCGACATGGTGCGGATCTCGGATGCCCGCATGTCCGGAACGGCCTATGGCACGGTCGTGCTGCATGCATCGCCCGAGGCGGCGGCTGGTGGCCCGCTTGCCGTGGTTCGCGATGGCGACATGATAGTGCTGGACGTACCCGCCCGCGCGCTGGTGCTCGAGGTCTCCGACGAAGAGCTGGCCGCCCGTCTGGCGACGCGACGGTCGGTCCATCCGTCGGCAGCCTCCGGCTACGTCTGGCTGCATCAGCAGCACGTGGGCGGCGCCGATACCGGCGCGGACCTGGATTTCCTGAAGGGCTGCCGCGGGTCGGCGGTAGGCAAGGAGGCCCATTGA
- a CDS encoding LysR family transcriptional regulator: MNLRALRYFVAIADAGSLTAAAQAISIAQPALTRQLRELEQDLGVQLLQRTPRGVLLTQAGVTLYESAQRMLAEAALVRRQLASQPTVSGASVVLGVSPTLARVVLPGLLENFQRSRVDIQLRAREAFTPALLDWLERGMVDMAVVTNPDPGRMLALHALLGEPFALVSHRSRRIGPIVSIAQLARIPLFMTSLHRGIIERQLRPMRGKLDIQAEIDSVDSIREMVLRGSCATIMPVSVFKDRQSLRELAMSEISGVQLNRLLVLATRIDWRENPALPVVQEMLQAEFARLTRQGVFSLSAEPAAPDAAASDRAAESPKGRRPARARSVID, from the coding sequence GTGAACCTGCGCGCCCTGCGCTACTTCGTCGCCATCGCCGATGCGGGCAGCCTCACCGCCGCCGCGCAGGCCATCTCGATCGCGCAGCCCGCGCTCACGCGCCAGTTGCGCGAGCTCGAACAGGACCTGGGCGTGCAGCTGCTGCAGCGCACGCCGCGAGGCGTACTGCTGACGCAGGCCGGGGTGACGCTGTACGAGTCCGCGCAGCGCATGCTGGCCGAGGCCGCGCTGGTGCGCCGGCAGCTGGCCAGCCAGCCGACGGTGTCCGGCGCGTCCGTGGTGCTGGGGGTGTCGCCGACCCTGGCGCGCGTCGTGCTGCCGGGCCTGCTGGAGAATTTCCAGCGATCACGCGTGGACATCCAGCTGCGCGCGCGCGAGGCCTTCACGCCCGCCCTGCTCGACTGGCTCGAGCGGGGGATGGTGGACATGGCCGTGGTCACCAACCCCGATCCGGGGCGCATGCTGGCGCTTCACGCGCTGCTGGGCGAGCCCTTCGCGCTCGTCTCGCATCGGTCGCGGCGCATCGGGCCCATCGTGTCGATCGCGCAACTGGCGCGCATTCCGCTGTTCATGACGTCGCTGCATCGCGGCATCATCGAGCGGCAGCTGCGGCCCATGCGCGGCAAGCTGGATATCCAGGCCGAGATCGACTCGGTGGACTCCATCCGCGAGATGGTGCTGCGCGGCAGCTGCGCCACCATCATGCCCGTGTCGGTGTTCAAGGACAGGCAGTCGCTGCGCGAGCTGGCCATGTCCGAGATCTCCGGCGTGCAGCTCAATCGCCTGCTGGTGCTCGCCACGCGGATCGACTGGCGCGAGAACCCGGCGCTGCCGGTGGTGCAGGAGATGCTGCAGGCTGAATTCGCCAGATTGACCCGGCAGGGTGTGTTCAGCCTGTCGGCCGAACCGGCGGCGCCGGATGCGGCCGCATCGGACCGCGCCGCGGAGTCGCCGAAGGGCAGGCGTCCTGCCCGTGCGCGCTCGGTTATAGACTGA
- a CDS encoding phosphosulfolactate synthase, with protein MSTYQTAFADFPMPERQLKPRTRGLSMMIDWGMGLQRQADLLDSTSQWIDFAKIAAGIARFMPRAVLADKLEHYRAHGISTSPGGLFAEVAMKMRRFEDYVAQAMDVGFTGIEISDNLLDMTLAEKAAAIRHAKSRGLKVFGEVGRKDAVQDAAAFLADVANCLDSGADWIFLEASELYAEGVIRQDLIAKLAERFPAERLIYELPVVIIPGISRDFKHQTATWLVRELGTDVNLANLEWDELYITELVRRGFAGDKSHPQGVYRMAGF; from the coding sequence ATGAGCACCTACCAGACCGCATTCGCGGACTTCCCCATGCCCGAGCGCCAGCTCAAGCCGCGCACGCGCGGCCTGTCGATGATGATCGACTGGGGCATGGGCCTGCAGCGCCAGGCCGACCTGCTGGACTCGACGTCGCAATGGATCGATTTCGCCAAGATCGCGGCCGGCATCGCCCGCTTCATGCCGCGCGCCGTGCTGGCCGACAAGCTGGAGCACTACCGGGCACACGGCATATCCACCTCGCCGGGCGGACTGTTCGCCGAGGTGGCCATGAAGATGCGACGCTTCGAGGACTATGTCGCCCAGGCCATGGACGTGGGCTTCACGGGCATCGAGATATCGGACAACCTGCTCGACATGACGCTGGCGGAGAAGGCCGCCGCCATCCGGCATGCGAAGTCGCGGGGACTGAAGGTGTTTGGCGAGGTGGGGCGCAAGGACGCCGTACAGGACGCCGCCGCCTTCCTGGCGGACGTGGCCAACTGCCTGGATTCGGGCGCCGACTGGATATTCCTGGAAGCGTCGGAGCTGTACGCGGAAGGCGTCATCCGGCAGGACCTGATCGCCAAGCTCGCCGAGCGCTTTCCGGCCGAGCGCCTCATCTATGAACTGCCGGTGGTGATCATTCCCGGCATCAGCCGCGACTTCAAGCACCAGACCGCCACCTGGCTGGTGCGAGAGCTGGGCACCGATGTGAACCTGGCGAACCTGGAGTGGGATGAGTTGTATATCACCGAACTGGTTCGGCGCGGCTTCGCGGGCGACAAATCCCACCCCCAAGGGGTGTATCGGATGGCGGGATTCTGA
- a CDS encoding Gfo/Idh/MocA family protein, translating to MKIALVGVGRIAQAQHVPALQASPHWSLAATVSLGGSVPDVPAYTDFTRFLYENPDVPVVSLCVPPVPRFQYARQALEAGRHVMLEKPPGATLAEVEILASLARRRGLALYATWHSRMAYAVAPAKAWLRDKTVSAVRVVWKEDVRHWHPGQHWVAQPGGMGVFDTGVNALSILTDVLPEPIYLQSAELDVPANWHVPIAARLSFSGNVHAQLDWRQTGPQTWDIEIDTDGGALALRMGGNVLEIGGKAVTGQYSVMGEYPALYARMAQLAARGEVEVDLTPMVHVADAFSLGRRTVIAPFAL from the coding sequence ATGAAGATTGCGCTAGTGGGGGTCGGCAGGATCGCGCAGGCTCAGCACGTGCCGGCCCTGCAGGCATCGCCGCACTGGAGCCTGGCGGCGACGGTTTCGCTCGGGGGCAGTGTGCCGGACGTGCCGGCGTACACGGATTTCACGCGCTTCCTGTACGAGAATCCTGACGTTCCGGTCGTGTCCCTCTGCGTGCCGCCCGTCCCGCGATTCCAATATGCCCGCCAGGCGCTCGAGGCGGGGCGCCATGTCATGCTCGAGAAGCCGCCCGGCGCCACCCTGGCCGAGGTAGAGATACTGGCGTCCCTGGCCCGGCGGCGCGGCCTGGCGCTGTACGCCACCTGGCATTCGCGCATGGCCTATGCCGTCGCGCCCGCGAAGGCGTGGCTGCGCGACAAAACGGTATCCGCGGTGCGGGTGGTGTGGAAGGAAGACGTGCGGCACTGGCATCCCGGCCAGCACTGGGTGGCGCAACCAGGCGGCATGGGCGTGTTCGACACGGGCGTCAATGCGCTTTCCATTCTTACCGATGTATTGCCCGAACCGATCTACCTGCAGTCGGCCGAGCTCGACGTCCCCGCGAACTGGCACGTCCCCATCGCAGCCCGTCTGAGCTTCTCCGGCAATGTGCATGCGCAACTGGACTGGCGCCAGACCGGGCCGCAGACCTGGGACATCGAGATCGACACGGACGGGGGCGCTCTCGCCCTGCGCATGGGCGGCAACGTACTCGAGATCGGGGGCAAGGCGGTCACGGGCCAGTACAGTGTCATGGGAGAATATCCCGCGCTGTATGCGCGCATGGCTCAGCTCGCTGCGCGGGGCGAGGTCGAGGTCGACCTGACGCCCATGGTGCACGTGGCCGATGCGTTCAGCCTGGGCAGGCGCACCGTGATCGCGCCGTTCGCACTATAG
- a CDS encoding PRC-barrel domain-containing protein, producing the protein MSSISNPATGTSASSMISSNRVEGTKVYNQAGEKLGSIDNLQIDKRSGQVRYAVLEFGGFLGMGTDRYPLPWNILKYDTDLDGYVVPVDKAQLENAPRYETSQNPEYTDDYGRRVYDYYGAPW; encoded by the coding sequence ATGAGTTCGATTTCGAATCCAGCCACCGGCACGAGCGCATCGAGCATGATCTCGTCGAACCGGGTAGAAGGCACGAAGGTATACAACCAGGCGGGCGAGAAACTGGGATCCATCGATAATCTGCAGATCGACAAGCGCTCGGGACAAGTCCGGTACGCCGTACTGGAATTCGGCGGGTTCCTGGGAATGGGGACCGACCGCTACCCCCTGCCCTGGAACATCCTGAAGTACGACACGGACCTGGACGGCTACGTCGTGCCTGTGGACAAGGCGCAGCTGGAGAATGCGCCGCGCTACGAGACCAGCCAGAATCCCGAGTACACCGACGACTACGGACGCCGCGTGTATGACTACTATGGCGCCCCCTGGTAA